Proteins from one Gammaproteobacteria bacterium genomic window:
- a CDS encoding MMPL family transporter, whose product MSQPRSASPNSPGVALAPFDRRSGSFAERLIFNHRPLVMLLCLLVTLVLAYQARGLTLNAAFDKMIPTRHPYIVNFLENRDQLAGMGNALRVAVENRDGTIFDADYLDTLRKLNDSLFLLPGVDRPFMKSLWTPAVRWTGVTEEGLDGGPVIPDEYDGSAASVEQVRLNVERSGEIGQLVADNYRSSIIFVPLQDRIAETGERIDYHALSQRIEALRTQYESPTVAIHVTGFAKVVGDLIEGLQQVLLFFAAAIAICTLLLYGYTRCLRSSLLVMLCSLTAVMWLAGLLPTLGYELDPYSVLVPFVVFAIGMSHGAQKMNGIMQDIGRGAPKLVAARFTFRRLFLTGIIALLTDAIGFAVLMIIDIPVIRDLAITASIGMATLICTNLILLPILLSYTGVSDSAARRSLRAERIDLQDRTHSKHPFWAFLDLFTQRKWASVAVAAGLAMGLAGLAVSTQLRIGDTDPGAPELRADSRYNRDNAFMVANYAASSDVYVVMVKTPQYACAHYDTVMAVDALERELQQLPGVESTSSLAGLARISNAGMNEGSLKWFEVPRSQSMLNAIITRAPRELFNQNCDLLAVYAYLKDHKADTLSSVVQTVDAFAAKYDTEQIRFLNAAGNAGIEAATNIVVKRANLQMLLLVYVAVIVLSFITFRSWRAVVCAVLPLMITSVLCQALMVWLNIGVKVATLPVIALGVGIGVDYALYVMTVMLARLREGMSLSEAYYRALIFTGKIVVLTGITLGIAVATWVWSPIKFQADMGILLAFMFIWNMLGALILLPALGYFLLRPGRPQPAGQALGRDQAATAATAV is encoded by the coding sequence ATGAGCCAGCCGCGTTCTGCATCGCCGAATTCGCCGGGCGTCGCGCTCGCGCCTTTCGACCGCCGTTCGGGTTCGTTCGCGGAACGCCTGATCTTCAATCATCGCCCGCTGGTCATGCTGCTGTGCCTGCTGGTGACGCTGGTGCTCGCCTACCAGGCGCGCGGCCTTACGCTCAACGCGGCGTTCGACAAGATGATTCCGACGCGGCATCCGTACATCGTCAACTTCCTCGAAAATCGTGACCAGCTGGCCGGGATGGGCAATGCCTTGCGGGTCGCGGTCGAGAACAGGGACGGCACGATCTTCGACGCCGATTACCTCGATACGCTGCGCAAGCTCAACGATTCGCTGTTCCTGCTGCCGGGTGTCGACCGCCCGTTCATGAAGTCCCTGTGGACTCCCGCGGTGCGCTGGACCGGCGTTACCGAGGAGGGGCTCGACGGCGGGCCGGTGATTCCGGATGAATACGACGGCAGCGCCGCAAGCGTCGAGCAGGTGCGGCTCAACGTCGAGCGTTCGGGAGAGATCGGGCAGCTGGTGGCCGACAACTACCGTTCGAGCATCATCTTCGTGCCGCTGCAGGACCGCATCGCCGAAACCGGCGAGCGCATCGACTACCATGCTCTGTCGCAGCGTATCGAGGCGTTGCGAACGCAATACGAATCGCCGACGGTGGCGATCCATGTCACCGGGTTTGCCAAGGTCGTCGGCGACCTGATCGAGGGCCTGCAGCAGGTATTGCTGTTCTTCGCGGCTGCGATCGCGATCTGCACGCTGTTGCTGTACGGCTATACGCGCTGCCTGCGCAGCTCGCTGCTGGTGATGCTGTGTTCGCTGACGGCGGTGATGTGGCTGGCCGGTCTGTTGCCGACTCTGGGCTACGAACTCGATCCCTACTCGGTACTGGTGCCGTTCGTGGTCTTCGCCATCGGCATGAGCCATGGTGCCCAGAAGATGAACGGCATCATGCAGGACATCGGCCGCGGCGCACCCAAACTGGTGGCGGCGCGTTTCACCTTCCGCCGGCTGTTCCTGACCGGCATCATCGCGCTTCTGACCGACGCGATCGGCTTTGCCGTATTGATGATCATCGATATTCCGGTGATCCGGGATCTGGCGATCACCGCCAGTATCGGCATGGCCACGCTGATCTGCACCAACCTGATCCTGCTGCCGATCCTGCTGTCCTATACCGGCGTCAGCGACAGCGCCGCACGGCGCAGTCTGCGTGCCGAGCGGATCGACCTCCAGGACCGAACGCACTCGAAACACCCGTTCTGGGCGTTCCTCGATCTGTTCACCCAGCGCAAGTGGGCGTCGGTAGCGGTGGCGGCCGGGTTGGCGATGGGACTGGCCGGGCTCGCGGTGAGCACGCAGCTGCGGATCGGCGATACCGATCCGGGTGCGCCGGAGCTGCGCGCCGACTCGCGCTACAACCGCGACAACGCCTTCATGGTCGCCAACTACGCGGCGAGCAGCGACGTCTATGTGGTCATGGTGAAGACCCCGCAATACGCCTGCGCGCACTACGATACGGTGATGGCGGTCGATGCGCTGGAGCGCGAGCTTCAGCAATTGCCCGGCGTGGAGTCGACGAGTTCGCTCGCGGGGCTGGCACGGATATCCAATGCCGGCATGAACGAGGGCAGCTTGAAGTGGTTCGAGGTGCCGCGCTCGCAAAGCATGCTCAATGCGATCATCACCCGCGCTCCGCGCGAGCTGTTCAACCAGAACTGCGATCTGCTGGCGGTCTACGCCTATCTGAAGGACCACAAGGCCGACACGCTCAGCAGCGTGGTGCAGACCGTGGACGCCTTCGCCGCCAAGTACGACACCGAGCAGATCCGCTTCCTCAATGCCGCCGGCAACGCCGGCATCGAAGCGGCGACCAACATCGTGGTCAAGCGCGCCAATCTGCAGATGCTGTTGCTGGTCTATGTGGCGGTGATCGTGCTCAGCTTCATCACCTTCCGCTCCTGGCGGGCCGTGGTCTGCGCGGTGTTGCCGCTGATGATCACCTCGGTGCTGTGCCAGGCGCTGATGGTCTGGCTCAATATCGGCGTCAAGGTCGCGACCTTGCCGGTCATCGCGCTCGGCGTCGGCATCGGCGTGGATTACGCGCTGTATGTGATGACCGTGATGCTGGCGCGGCTGCGCGAGGGCATGAGCTTGTCCGAGGCCTACTATCGCGCATTGATCTTCAC